A single Desulfomicrobium apsheronum DNA region contains:
- a CDS encoding ABC transporter ATP-binding protein: MAKIELENIAHSYRAKPASDDDFALKKVQTVWEDGGAYALLGSSGCGKTTMLNIISGLLTPSQGRVLFDGKDVTKLPPEKRNIAQVFQFPVLYDTMTVFDNLAFPLRNRKVDESEVRSRVHEIAEILDLSPYLNKRASGLAADAKQKISLGRGLVRKDVAAILFDEPLTVIDPHLKWQLRRKLKEIHHQFGLTLIYVTHDQTEAMTFADKIVIMYDGALLQIGSPDELFEDPAHTFVGYFIGSPGMNLLPCKVDGNQAVLDCGSIPLDPAVAARAGQGEFQIGIRPLYLELTDEPRDGAVAGRIVSVEFEGSSRIVTVESGSSKLKVRVPEGRPIPADSCWVVFPPRRTKLFRDQYLVK; this comes from the coding sequence ATGGCCAAAATCGAACTTGAGAACATCGCCCACAGCTATCGGGCCAAGCCCGCAAGCGATGACGATTTCGCACTCAAGAAAGTGCAGACGGTCTGGGAAGATGGCGGCGCCTACGCGCTTCTGGGGTCCAGTGGTTGCGGCAAAACCACCATGCTCAACATCATCTCGGGTCTTTTGACCCCAAGTCAGGGCCGCGTGCTCTTCGACGGCAAGGACGTGACCAAGCTTCCACCGGAGAAACGCAACATCGCGCAGGTCTTCCAGTTTCCGGTGCTCTACGACACCATGACGGTTTTCGACAACCTGGCCTTTCCGCTGCGCAACCGCAAGGTGGACGAGAGCGAGGTGCGCTCGCGGGTGCACGAGATCGCCGAGATCCTGGACCTGAGCCCCTACCTGAACAAACGCGCCAGCGGCCTGGCCGCGGACGCCAAGCAGAAAATCTCGCTGGGGCGGGGCCTGGTGCGCAAGGACGTTGCCGCCATTCTTTTCGACGAGCCCCTGACCGTCATCGACCCGCATCTCAAATGGCAGCTGCGCCGCAAACTGAAGGAAATCCACCACCAGTTCGGCCTGACCCTCATCTACGTGACCCACGATCAGACCGAGGCCATGACCTTCGCCGACAAGATCGTCATCATGTACGACGGCGCGCTCCTGCAGATCGGTTCCCCGGATGAACTTTTCGAGGACCCGGCGCATACCTTTGTCGGGTATTTCATTGGCAGTCCGGGCATGAACCTCCTGCCGTGCAAGGTGGACGGGAACCAGGCCGTGCTCGACTGCGGCAGCATCCCGCTCGATCCGGCCGTGGCCGCCAGGGCGGGGCAGGGCGAATTTCAGATCGGCATTCGTCCGCTGTACCTCGAACTGACGGATGAGCCCCGCGACGGAGCAGTGGCTGGACGCATCGTCTCCGTCGAGTTCGAAGGCAGCAGCCGCATCGTGACCGTGGAATCGGGTTCATCCAAGCTCAAGGTCAGAGTCCCCGAAGGGCGGCCCATCCCGGCCGACAGCTGCTGGGTTGTCTTTCCGCCTCGGCGGACCAAGCTTTTTCGCGACCAGTATCTGGTCAAGTAG
- a CDS encoding ABC transporter ATP-binding protein: MGLQLDSIDRIVDGETHLKDISLNFETGQRYVLLGRTQAGKTSLLRIMAGLDRPSKGKVLADGKDVTGMSVRRRSVAMVYQQFINYPSQTIFENIASPLRIAGTPKIEIERRVMETARMLHLDPLLSRLPAELSGGQQQRTAIARALVKEAQLLLLDEPLVNLDYKLREELRDELQQIFGQRESIVVYTTTEPTEALMLGGNIIIMHEGRVLQTGPTADVYHHPATTQVAEVFSDPPINFITAEVDAEKAHLRIGIDLPLTGHLCDLPPGVYKFGIRSHHFNLNRKTPEDVEIRTIVELAEINGSETFVHFHYRNRSLVLQEQGVRTFKAGQEISVFVRPCDVYVFGEDDRLVKAPACPATCAHSVN; this comes from the coding sequence ATGGGGCTTCAGCTTGATTCCATTGACAGAATTGTGGACGGCGAAACGCACCTCAAGGACATTTCACTCAATTTCGAAACCGGCCAGCGTTATGTACTGCTAGGCCGCACCCAGGCCGGCAAGACCTCGCTTTTGCGCATCATGGCCGGCCTCGACCGTCCGTCAAAGGGCAAGGTCCTGGCCGACGGCAAGGACGTGACCGGCATGTCGGTCCGCCGCCGCAGCGTTGCCATGGTCTACCAGCAATTCATCAACTATCCATCCCAGACGATTTTCGAAAACATCGCTTCGCCCCTGCGCATCGCGGGGACGCCCAAGATCGAGATCGAGCGGCGGGTCATGGAAACGGCCCGGATGCTGCACCTGGACCCGCTGCTTTCGCGCCTGCCGGCCGAGCTTTCCGGCGGTCAGCAGCAGCGAACGGCCATTGCCCGGGCCCTGGTCAAGGAGGCCCAGCTTCTGCTCCTCGATGAACCCCTCGTGAACCTGGACTACAAACTGCGCGAAGAGCTGCGCGACGAGCTGCAACAGATCTTCGGCCAGCGCGAGTCCATCGTGGTCTACACCACGACCGAACCCACCGAGGCCCTCATGCTCGGCGGCAACATCATCATCATGCACGAGGGCAGGGTGCTGCAGACCGGTCCTACGGCCGACGTCTACCATCATCCGGCCACAACGCAGGTCGCCGAGGTCTTCAGCGATCCACCGATCAACTTCATCACCGCCGAGGTCGACGCCGAAAAGGCGCATCTGCGCATCGGCATCGATCTGCCCCTGACCGGACATCTGTGCGATCTGCCGCCGGGCGTCTACAAATTCGGCATCCGCTCGCACCACTTCAATCTGAACCGCAAGACCCCCGAGGACGTGGAGATCCGCACCATTGTCGAGCTGGCCGAAATCAACGGTTCCGAAACCTTTGTGCATTTTCACTATCGCAACAGGTCGCTGGTTTTGCAGGAACAGGGGGTCCGGACCTTCAAGGCCGGGCAGGAGATTTCGGTCTTCGTGCGGCCCTGCGATGTCTACGTGTTCGGTGAGGACGACCGCCTGGTCAAGGCGCCTGCATGTCCCGCCACGTGCGCCCATAGCGTCAACTAA
- a CDS encoding DeoR family transcriptional regulator produces MDDAHTGKADGQDTGARHVTVRQRHAEMIRMVRETGFATIQSLADHFGITPQSVRRDINTLNAKGLLQRYHGGAGPCLSTENLDYLDRKVLCLAEKRVIGQMVARAIPNKSSLFINIGTTTEEVARALGGHKNLRVITNSLNVASILTGNPEVEIIVAGGLIRHHDGGIVGEAAIDFIRQFKVDFGIIGISGIDIDGTLLDFDYREVRAARAIMENSRQVFLVTDHTKFGRNAMVRLGNIEEIDALFTDKTPPVGVLDQMQRGNVKLHVDEGSQN; encoded by the coding sequence ATGGATGACGCTCATACCGGAAAAGCCGATGGCCAGGACACAGGCGCCCGGCATGTCACGGTTCGGCAACGCCATGCCGAAATGATCCGCATGGTCCGGGAGACTGGATTCGCCACCATTCAGTCCCTGGCCGACCATTTCGGCATCACACCACAGTCCGTGCGCCGGGACATTAACACCCTGAACGCCAAGGGCCTCCTGCAACGCTATCACGGCGGCGCGGGGCCATGCCTGAGCACCGAAAACCTGGACTACCTGGACCGCAAGGTGCTCTGCCTGGCCGAAAAGCGAGTCATCGGCCAGATGGTGGCCCGGGCCATCCCCAACAAGTCCTCGCTTTTCATCAACATCGGCACCACCACCGAAGAGGTGGCCCGGGCCCTGGGCGGGCACAAGAATCTGCGCGTCATCACCAACAGCCTCAACGTCGCCTCCATCCTGACCGGAAACCCGGAGGTGGAGATCATCGTGGCCGGCGGGCTGATCCGTCATCACGACGGGGGCATTGTCGGCGAGGCGGCCATCGACTTCATCCGCCAGTTCAAGGTCGATTTCGGCATCATCGGCATCAGCGGTATCGACATTGACGGCACGCTTCTCGACTTCGACTACAGGGAAGTGCGCGCCGCCCGGGCCATCATGGAAAATTCCAGGCAGGTCTTTCTGGTCACCGATCACACCAAGTTCGGGCGCAACGCCATGGTGCGCCTGGGCAACATCGAGGAAATCGACGCCCTGTTCACGGACAAGACCCCGCCGGTCGGCGTTCTCGATCAGATGCAGCGCGGAAACGTGAAACTGCATGTCGATGAAGGGTCGCAAAATTGA